A region of the Halalkalibaculum roseum genome:
TGCCGGCCTTGCGGTTCTGGAAGTCATTTCTGATGAACAATTAATCGATAATGCCAACATTGTTGGCAATAGCTTAATGGAAAAACTGGCAGGACTACCCATGGTTACCGAAGTGCGGGGCGAAGGTCTCATGATTGGCGTGGAGTGTACTAATCCAATCAAAGAAATTCGGATGAAACTGCTTCATGAAAAGCATATTCTAACCGGCGTCTCTTCCGACCCTCATACACTGAGGCTGCTTCCTCCCCTGACCATCAGCAAAGATCAAGCCGATAAATTTGTAACCGACTTTCAACATACCTTAACAGCCATATCCAAAAATGAAACACTTTACCTCAGCTAATGATAGCGCGGATCCCCTGGTTCTTGCGCGACAGACTATAGCACTTAAAAACCAAAAACAGAATTTCGAGCATCTCGGCCGGTCGAAAACACTGGGGCTGGTATTTTTTAATCCTAGCCTGCGCACCCGTATGAGTACCACAAAAGCAGCTTACGATCTGGGCCTGAATGTGCTGGTTTTAAATGTAAACGGTGATGCCTGGAACATAGAGTTTGAAGACGGAACGGTTATGGACGGCAGTAGCCAGGAGCATGTTAAAGATGCCATTAAGGTTATGACCGGTTACTGTGATATCATCGGGGTGAGAACCTTCGCTGAACTGAAGAATAGAGAGGATGATTATACAGAACCCGTTCTGAATGCCTTTCTGGAATATTCAGAAGTTCCCGTGATCAGCCTGGAGTCTGCCACCCTTCATCCCTTGCAGTCGCTGGCGGATATTACCACAATACTTGAGACTGACATCAGCAATCCCAAAATAGCTGTGAGTTGGGCTCCCCATCCCAAAGCTTTGCCACAAGCTGTGACCAACTCCTTTTTACAATGGATCAAGTTTATAGAGGCAGAGGTCGTAGTTGCCCATCCGAAAGGCTATGAATTGCATGAAGAGTTCACTGGCGGATTTGAACTTACCAATGACCAGTCATATGCACTGGATAGTGCCGATTTTGTGTATGTGAAAAACTGGTCCAGTTATTCGAAATACGGACAGCGCCCGCCTGTTTCGCAGAACTGGACCATTACTTCAGAAAAGATGGCTGCAACAAATTCCGGTAGTTTCATGCATTGTCTACCGATTCGCAGAAATGTGGTTGCCGAAGATCAGGTCATTGATAACTCTTTAATCTACAAGCAGGCCAAAAACAGGGAAACTGCTGCAAAAACAGTTCTTAAAAATATACTGGAGGATATAAATGAATAGTCTCAATATTGTAAAAATAGGAGGCTCCGTACTAGAAGAGGAATCTTCATTACAGCAATTTTTGGATGATTTCGGCCGGATAGAGGGACCAAAAATACTGGTCCATGGAGGTGGTACCAAGGCAACTGCCTTAAGTAAAGAGCTGGGAATACCTGTCAGGATGCACGAAGGAAGACGTATCACTG
Encoded here:
- a CDS encoding acetylornithine carbamoyltransferase, with protein sequence MKHFTSANDSADPLVLARQTIALKNQKQNFEHLGRSKTLGLVFFNPSLRTRMSTTKAAYDLGLNVLVLNVNGDAWNIEFEDGTVMDGSSQEHVKDAIKVMTGYCDIIGVRTFAELKNREDDYTEPVLNAFLEYSEVPVISLESATLHPLQSLADITTILETDISNPKIAVSWAPHPKALPQAVTNSFLQWIKFIEAEVVVAHPKGYELHEEFTGGFELTNDQSYALDSADFVYVKNWSSYSKYGQRPPVSQNWTITSEKMAATNSGSFMHCLPIRRNVVAEDQVIDNSLIYKQAKNRETAAKTVLKNILEDINE